A genomic stretch from Helianthus annuus cultivar XRQ/B chromosome 1, HanXRQr2.0-SUNRISE, whole genome shotgun sequence includes:
- the LOC118491079 gene encoding uncharacterized protein LOC118491079 → MGARVEEDLAKPYKPSNLSCFSLQIADYDFQTKIKMPSHIKTYDGTEDPKDHIQIFTGAARIEKWSNAECCLIKGLLANFSQQRRYVKDAIVIFQIKQRGDESLREFIERYKKEGLTYVLADEKMRVAGFINAITSKYLTRDFNKSLPKTLEEALERAEAHIRGKEAVDIKEQRKRGSSWRGNSPARKRGNYNSYDRRQKGSEQRRSEGRNPSNREKGISFTPLTKTPQEILATEEVKQNFRPPKPLPKSRKNENSTQYCEFHKEKGHHTNDCF, encoded by the exons ATGGGTGCCAGGGTCGAAGAAGATTTGGCCAAGCCTTATAAGCCGAGTAACCTCTCATGCTTTTCACTGcaaatagccgattatgattttcaaacgAAGATTAAGATGCCATCCCACATCAAAacatatgatgggactgaagaccCTAAAGACCATATTCAAATCTTCACTGGTGCAGCTAGAATCGAGAAATGGTCGAATGCTGAATGTtgtctaat CAAAGGGTTGCTGGCGAATTTCTCCCAGCAGAGGCGATACGTTAAAGATGCTATAGTAATCTTTCAGATAAAACAAAGGGGTGATGAAAGCCTTCGAGAGTTCATTGAAAGGTACAAAAAGGAAGGTCTCACGTATGTCCTGGCAGATGAAAAAATGAGAGTGGCCGGTTTTATAAACGCCATTACATCCAAATAtctcacaagagatttcaacaaatctctacccaaGACCTTGGAAGAAGCTCTCGAGAGGGCTGAAGCCCACATCCGGGGAAAGGAGGCAGTAGACATTAAAGAGCAAAGGAAAAGGGGATCCAGCTGGCGAGGCAACAGCCCAGCTAGAAAGAGGGGGAACTATAACTCCTATGACAGACGCCAAAAGGGTTCAGAGCAACGAaggtctgaaggccggaacccttcCAACAGGGAGAAAGGCATAAGTTTCACACCCCTTACCaagacccctcaagaaatccttgcTACAGAAGAAGTTAAGCAAAACTTTCGGCCTCCTAAACCTCTCCCTAAAAGCAGGAAGAACGAGAATTCCACCCAATATTGTGAATTTCACAAAGAAAAGGGGcaccacaccaatgattgcttctaG